In Mytilus trossulus isolate FHL-02 chromosome 6, PNRI_Mtr1.1.1.hap1, whole genome shotgun sequence, a single window of DNA contains:
- the LOC134721540 gene encoding uncharacterized protein LOC134721540 isoform X1, giving the protein MMTISPVILTLVSILIHSTLQSQNEDDYHTHPCNRECLDDSEPKECKYDFTIEYYYTLTQACYDCPYNITDCLRPHCVSADGVSRAIMTVNRKLPGPSIHVCKGDTVVVNVKNMLEGGEGVSLHWHGVLQEGTPHMDGVTMITQCPIHTHTTFQYRFKANDPGTHFWHAHSGQQRTDGMFGSFVIRRPRSHDASSMFYDEDLPEHTIMLNDWLDQMGAEAFAAGHHAMKDHFPSSILINGRGTVKEFNEITDHSSHGSHHKDTTLPEDMIMDTLTTTRTMEMTHADHMFDHMMHKRSSEHAEMQSVHNMHNMDTGAHSMSDLDARHTPHALFKVKQGKRYRFRIISNGIANCPIQFSIDHHSLTIISTDGSPFNPILVESFTIFAGERYDFVLTANQHKRNYWIRARGLAECGPEYKSVSQTAFLSYEDAAIVLPPESPDYQSGNRQGLMLNPLNIGPSRGFITVDQLDSLVPDDDVLKPVPDKKFYIAMDFNMVENPYFQNSKYYSLNTMMNRHGHGKHSMHMLSPQLNHISFMVPPSPPLSQHSKTIDDFFCNEETMSDKDCTTEFCQCTHRIKVQLGEVIELVLVDEGKSQNNNHPMHLHGHSFRVVAMEKLNTSTTVEFVKVLDAMGQIKRKLTRAVLKDTVTVPDGGYTIIRFKATNPGFWLFHCHIAFHMAMGMTLVIQVGETHQMPKPPKRFPKCGDWTPESLDDEVTEEFKSCPQLPTSVATSTTTVATTTKALTTLPSDNQQYLGGLSQTRDVEGSSVTLHYVLLLWMTGKKSNNTTPTLNTPKPNRLNNYGHFPIQVSNGAKKFLPKPAYNIHALRNIPDIPIHLAGRARTTLQELLQYAKPLDMRKPLRTRGRSLKRLRHKTILGKKLSNILKKQQLRRLHR; this is encoded by the exons ATTATCATACCCATCCATGTAACAGAGAATGTTTAGACGATTCCGAACCAAAAGAATGTAAATATGATTTTACCATAGAGTATTACTACACCCTCACTCAGGCTTGTTATGATTGTCCATATAATATCACTGATTGTTTACGTCCACATTGTGTGTCTGCAGATGGTGTGTCACGTGCAATTATGACCGTAAACAGGAAGTTGCCTGGACCATCCATACAT GTGTGTAAAGGGGACACAGTAGTAGTAAATGTGAAGAATATGTTAGAAGGAGGCGAAGGTGTGTCACTCCATTGGCATGGTGTTCTTCAAGAAGGTACCCCACATATGGATGGCGTCACTATGATAACACAATGCCCTATTcatactcataccacatttcaaTATAG ATTTAAAGCAAACGATCCCGGAACACATTTCTGGCATGCCCATTCCGGACAGCAGAGAACAGACGGTATGTTTGGATCTTTTGTCATCAGACGACCAAGGTCACATGATGCAAGCTCAATGTTCTACGATGAAGATCTCCCTGAACACACTATTATGTTAAACGATTGGTTGGATCAGATGGGAGCAGAAGCTTTTGCTGCGGGACATCATGCTATGAAAGACCATTTTCCTAGTTCAATTCTCATTAATG GACGAGGAACAGTCAAAGAATTTAATGAAATCACAGACCACAGTTCTCACGGTTCCCACCATAAAGATACAACTTTACCAGAAGATATGATTATGGACACTTTGACAACTACTCGTACAATGGAAATGACGCACGCTGATCATATGTTTGACCACATGATGCACAAAAGAAGTTCAGAACATGCAGAAATGCAATCAGTTCATAATATGCATAATATGGATACTGGCGCTCACAGTATGTCTGATCTAGATGCACGTCATACGCCGCATgcacttttcaaagttaaacaAGGAAAGAGATATCGATTCCGAATAATTAGTAATGGCATCGCCAACTGTCCCATACAGTTCTCTATCGATCATCATAGTTTAACTATAATATCAACAGACGGATCACCATTCAATCCCATCTTAGTTGAATCATTCACTATTTTTGCAGGCGAAAGATACGATTTTGTTCTGACTGCTAATCAGCATAAGCGAAACTACTGGATTAGAGCACGAGGATTAGCCGAGTGTGGACCTGAATACAAATCTGTAAGTCAGACGGCTTTCCTTTCATACGAAGATGCTGCTATTGTGTTACCCCCAGAATCTCCTGATTATCAAAGTGGAAATAGACAAGGACTG ATGCTTAATCCTTTAAATATCGGGCCATCAAGAGGATTTATCACTGTAGATCAACTGGATTCTTTAGTTCCAGATGATGACGTGTTAAAACCAGTACCAGATAAGAAATTTTACATAGCAATGGATTTTAATATGGTAGAAAACCCATATTTTCAGAACAGCAAATACTATTCACTAAATACTATGATGAACCGACATGGACATGGGAAACACAGCATGCATATGTTGTCACCACAACTTAATCATATATCGTTTATGGTGCCTCCATCACCCCCACTTTCTCAACATTCGAAGACTATTGAT GACTTTTTTTGCAATGAAGAAACTATGAGTGATAAGGATTGCACCACAGAATTCTGTCAATGTACTCATCGTATCAAAGTACAGCTTGGAGAAGTTATTGAACTTGTATTAGTGGATGAAGGGAAATCACAGAATAATAACCATCCAATGCATTTGCATGGCCATAGTTTCAGAGTAGTAGCGATGGAAAAG cTAAATACATCAACGACAGTCGAGTTTGTTAAGGTATTGGATGCAATGGGACAAATCAAACGGAAGTTAACGAGAGCAGTGTTGAAGGATACAGTCACTGTTCCTGATGGGGGATACACAATCATACGATTCAAGGCAACTAATCCAG GTTTTTGGTTGTTTCACTGTCATATAGCTTTTCACATGGCAATGGGTATGACGTTAGTCATTCAAGTTGGCGAAACACACCAAATGCCAAAACCTCCAAAACGTTTTCCAAAATGTGGCGATTGGACTCCAGAATCATTGGACGATGAAGTCACTGAAGAATTTAAATCATGTCCACAATTACCAACGTCTGTAGCGACATCTACAACAACTGTTGCCACGACAACGAAAGCACTTACAACA CTACCATCGGATAATCAACAATACTTGGGTGGTCTTTCACAGACACGTGACGTTGAAGGCAGCTCCGTTACACTTCATTATGTTCTTCTTTTATGGATGACTGGTAAAAAATCGAACAACACAACTCCAACTTTAAATACGCCAAAACCCAATCGTTTAAACAATTATGGCCATTTCCCAATTCAAGTCAGCAATGGCGCCAAAAAGTTTCTTCCAAAACCTGCATATAATATACATGCTTTACGTAATATTCCTGACATTCCAATTCATCTCGCTGGACGTGCTCGGACTACTCTTCAGGAACTATTACAATATGCTAAACCACTTGACATGCGCAAACCTTTAAGAACGAGAGGAAGATCGTTAAAACGATTGAGACATAAGACAATTCTTggaaaaaagttatcaaatattttgaagaagCAACAGCTAAGAAGACTACATAGGTGA
- the LOC134721540 gene encoding uncharacterized protein LOC134721540 isoform X2, translating to MTISPVILTLVSILIHSTLQSQNEDDYHTHPCNRECLDDSEPKECKYDFTIEYYYTLTQACYDCPYNITDCLRPHCVSADGVSRAIMTVNRKLPGPSIHVCKGDTVVVNVKNMLEGGEGVSLHWHGVLQEGTPHMDGVTMITQCPIHTHTTFQYRFKANDPGTHFWHAHSGQQRTDGMFGSFVIRRPRSHDASSMFYDEDLPEHTIMLNDWLDQMGAEAFAAGHHAMKDHFPSSILINGRGTVKEFNEITDHSSHGSHHKDTTLPEDMIMDTLTTTRTMEMTHADHMFDHMMHKRSSEHAEMQSVHNMHNMDTGAHSMSDLDARHTPHALFKVKQGKRYRFRIISNGIANCPIQFSIDHHSLTIISTDGSPFNPILVESFTIFAGERYDFVLTANQHKRNYWIRARGLAECGPEYKSVSQTAFLSYEDAAIVLPPESPDYQSGNRQGLMLNPLNIGPSRGFITVDQLDSLVPDDDVLKPVPDKKFYIAMDFNMVENPYFQNSKYYSLNTMMNRHGHGKHSMHMLSPQLNHISFMVPPSPPLSQHSKTIDDFFCNEETMSDKDCTTEFCQCTHRIKVQLGEVIELVLVDEGKSQNNNHPMHLHGHSFRVVAMEKLNTSTTVEFVKVLDAMGQIKRKLTRAVLKDTVTVPDGGYTIIRFKATNPGFWLFHCHIAFHMAMGMTLVIQVGETHQMPKPPKRFPKCGDWTPESLDDEVTEEFKSCPQLPTSVATSTTTVATTTKALTTLPSDNQQYLGGLSQTRDVEGSSVTLHYVLLLWMTGKKSNNTTPTLNTPKPNRLNNYGHFPIQVSNGAKKFLPKPAYNIHALRNIPDIPIHLAGRARTTLQELLQYAKPLDMRKPLRTRGRSLKRLRHKTILGKKLSNILKKQQLRRLHR from the exons ATTATCATACCCATCCATGTAACAGAGAATGTTTAGACGATTCCGAACCAAAAGAATGTAAATATGATTTTACCATAGAGTATTACTACACCCTCACTCAGGCTTGTTATGATTGTCCATATAATATCACTGATTGTTTACGTCCACATTGTGTGTCTGCAGATGGTGTGTCACGTGCAATTATGACCGTAAACAGGAAGTTGCCTGGACCATCCATACAT GTGTGTAAAGGGGACACAGTAGTAGTAAATGTGAAGAATATGTTAGAAGGAGGCGAAGGTGTGTCACTCCATTGGCATGGTGTTCTTCAAGAAGGTACCCCACATATGGATGGCGTCACTATGATAACACAATGCCCTATTcatactcataccacatttcaaTATAG ATTTAAAGCAAACGATCCCGGAACACATTTCTGGCATGCCCATTCCGGACAGCAGAGAACAGACGGTATGTTTGGATCTTTTGTCATCAGACGACCAAGGTCACATGATGCAAGCTCAATGTTCTACGATGAAGATCTCCCTGAACACACTATTATGTTAAACGATTGGTTGGATCAGATGGGAGCAGAAGCTTTTGCTGCGGGACATCATGCTATGAAAGACCATTTTCCTAGTTCAATTCTCATTAATG GACGAGGAACAGTCAAAGAATTTAATGAAATCACAGACCACAGTTCTCACGGTTCCCACCATAAAGATACAACTTTACCAGAAGATATGATTATGGACACTTTGACAACTACTCGTACAATGGAAATGACGCACGCTGATCATATGTTTGACCACATGATGCACAAAAGAAGTTCAGAACATGCAGAAATGCAATCAGTTCATAATATGCATAATATGGATACTGGCGCTCACAGTATGTCTGATCTAGATGCACGTCATACGCCGCATgcacttttcaaagttaaacaAGGAAAGAGATATCGATTCCGAATAATTAGTAATGGCATCGCCAACTGTCCCATACAGTTCTCTATCGATCATCATAGTTTAACTATAATATCAACAGACGGATCACCATTCAATCCCATCTTAGTTGAATCATTCACTATTTTTGCAGGCGAAAGATACGATTTTGTTCTGACTGCTAATCAGCATAAGCGAAACTACTGGATTAGAGCACGAGGATTAGCCGAGTGTGGACCTGAATACAAATCTGTAAGTCAGACGGCTTTCCTTTCATACGAAGATGCTGCTATTGTGTTACCCCCAGAATCTCCTGATTATCAAAGTGGAAATAGACAAGGACTG ATGCTTAATCCTTTAAATATCGGGCCATCAAGAGGATTTATCACTGTAGATCAACTGGATTCTTTAGTTCCAGATGATGACGTGTTAAAACCAGTACCAGATAAGAAATTTTACATAGCAATGGATTTTAATATGGTAGAAAACCCATATTTTCAGAACAGCAAATACTATTCACTAAATACTATGATGAACCGACATGGACATGGGAAACACAGCATGCATATGTTGTCACCACAACTTAATCATATATCGTTTATGGTGCCTCCATCACCCCCACTTTCTCAACATTCGAAGACTATTGAT GACTTTTTTTGCAATGAAGAAACTATGAGTGATAAGGATTGCACCACAGAATTCTGTCAATGTACTCATCGTATCAAAGTACAGCTTGGAGAAGTTATTGAACTTGTATTAGTGGATGAAGGGAAATCACAGAATAATAACCATCCAATGCATTTGCATGGCCATAGTTTCAGAGTAGTAGCGATGGAAAAG cTAAATACATCAACGACAGTCGAGTTTGTTAAGGTATTGGATGCAATGGGACAAATCAAACGGAAGTTAACGAGAGCAGTGTTGAAGGATACAGTCACTGTTCCTGATGGGGGATACACAATCATACGATTCAAGGCAACTAATCCAG GTTTTTGGTTGTTTCACTGTCATATAGCTTTTCACATGGCAATGGGTATGACGTTAGTCATTCAAGTTGGCGAAACACACCAAATGCCAAAACCTCCAAAACGTTTTCCAAAATGTGGCGATTGGACTCCAGAATCATTGGACGATGAAGTCACTGAAGAATTTAAATCATGTCCACAATTACCAACGTCTGTAGCGACATCTACAACAACTGTTGCCACGACAACGAAAGCACTTACAACA CTACCATCGGATAATCAACAATACTTGGGTGGTCTTTCACAGACACGTGACGTTGAAGGCAGCTCCGTTACACTTCATTATGTTCTTCTTTTATGGATGACTGGTAAAAAATCGAACAACACAACTCCAACTTTAAATACGCCAAAACCCAATCGTTTAAACAATTATGGCCATTTCCCAATTCAAGTCAGCAATGGCGCCAAAAAGTTTCTTCCAAAACCTGCATATAATATACATGCTTTACGTAATATTCCTGACATTCCAATTCATCTCGCTGGACGTGCTCGGACTACTCTTCAGGAACTATTACAATATGCTAAACCACTTGACATGCGCAAACCTTTAAGAACGAGAGGAAGATCGTTAAAACGATTGAGACATAAGACAATTCTTggaaaaaagttatcaaatattttgaagaagCAACAGCTAAGAAGACTACATAGGTGA
- the LOC134721540 gene encoding uncharacterized protein LOC134721540 isoform X3, which translates to MMTISPVILTLVSILIHSTLQSQNEDDYHTHPCNRECLDDSEPKECKYDFTIEYYYTLTQACYDCPYNITDCLRPHCVSADGVSRAIMTVNRKLPGPSIHVCKGDTVVVNVKNMLEGGEGVSLHWHGVLQEGTPHMDGVTMITQCPIHTHTTFQYRFKANDPGTHFWHAHSGQQRTDGMFGSFVIRRPRSHDASSMFYDEDLPEHTIMLNDWLDQMGAEAFAAGHHAMKDHFPSSILINGRGTVKEFNEITDHSSHGSHHKDTTLPEDMIMDTLTTTRTMEMTHADHMFDHMMHKRSSEHAEMQSVHNMHNMDTGAHSMSDLDARHTPHALFKVKQGKRYRFRIISNGIANCPIQFSIDHHSLTIISTDGSPFNPILVESFTIFAGERYDFVLTANQHKRNYWIRARGLAECGPEYKSVSQTAFLSYEDAAIVLPPESPDYQSGNRQGLMLNPLNIGPSRGFITVDQLDSLVPDDDVLKPVPDKKFYIAMDFNMVENPYFQNSKYYSLNTMMNRHGHGKHSMHMLSPQLNHISFMVPPSPPLSQHSKTIDDFFCNEETMSDKDCTTEFCQCTHRIKVQLGEVIELVLVDEGKSQNNNHPMHLHGHSFRVVAMEKLNTSTTVEFVKVLDAMGQIKRKLTRAVLKDTVTVPDGGYTIIRFKATNPGFWLFHCHIAFHMAMGMTLVIQVGETHQMPKPPKRFPKCGDWTPESLDDEVTEEFKSCPQLPTSVATSTTTVATTTKALTTVIVLLVRCLLS; encoded by the exons ATTATCATACCCATCCATGTAACAGAGAATGTTTAGACGATTCCGAACCAAAAGAATGTAAATATGATTTTACCATAGAGTATTACTACACCCTCACTCAGGCTTGTTATGATTGTCCATATAATATCACTGATTGTTTACGTCCACATTGTGTGTCTGCAGATGGTGTGTCACGTGCAATTATGACCGTAAACAGGAAGTTGCCTGGACCATCCATACAT GTGTGTAAAGGGGACACAGTAGTAGTAAATGTGAAGAATATGTTAGAAGGAGGCGAAGGTGTGTCACTCCATTGGCATGGTGTTCTTCAAGAAGGTACCCCACATATGGATGGCGTCACTATGATAACACAATGCCCTATTcatactcataccacatttcaaTATAG ATTTAAAGCAAACGATCCCGGAACACATTTCTGGCATGCCCATTCCGGACAGCAGAGAACAGACGGTATGTTTGGATCTTTTGTCATCAGACGACCAAGGTCACATGATGCAAGCTCAATGTTCTACGATGAAGATCTCCCTGAACACACTATTATGTTAAACGATTGGTTGGATCAGATGGGAGCAGAAGCTTTTGCTGCGGGACATCATGCTATGAAAGACCATTTTCCTAGTTCAATTCTCATTAATG GACGAGGAACAGTCAAAGAATTTAATGAAATCACAGACCACAGTTCTCACGGTTCCCACCATAAAGATACAACTTTACCAGAAGATATGATTATGGACACTTTGACAACTACTCGTACAATGGAAATGACGCACGCTGATCATATGTTTGACCACATGATGCACAAAAGAAGTTCAGAACATGCAGAAATGCAATCAGTTCATAATATGCATAATATGGATACTGGCGCTCACAGTATGTCTGATCTAGATGCACGTCATACGCCGCATgcacttttcaaagttaaacaAGGAAAGAGATATCGATTCCGAATAATTAGTAATGGCATCGCCAACTGTCCCATACAGTTCTCTATCGATCATCATAGTTTAACTATAATATCAACAGACGGATCACCATTCAATCCCATCTTAGTTGAATCATTCACTATTTTTGCAGGCGAAAGATACGATTTTGTTCTGACTGCTAATCAGCATAAGCGAAACTACTGGATTAGAGCACGAGGATTAGCCGAGTGTGGACCTGAATACAAATCTGTAAGTCAGACGGCTTTCCTTTCATACGAAGATGCTGCTATTGTGTTACCCCCAGAATCTCCTGATTATCAAAGTGGAAATAGACAAGGACTG ATGCTTAATCCTTTAAATATCGGGCCATCAAGAGGATTTATCACTGTAGATCAACTGGATTCTTTAGTTCCAGATGATGACGTGTTAAAACCAGTACCAGATAAGAAATTTTACATAGCAATGGATTTTAATATGGTAGAAAACCCATATTTTCAGAACAGCAAATACTATTCACTAAATACTATGATGAACCGACATGGACATGGGAAACACAGCATGCATATGTTGTCACCACAACTTAATCATATATCGTTTATGGTGCCTCCATCACCCCCACTTTCTCAACATTCGAAGACTATTGAT GACTTTTTTTGCAATGAAGAAACTATGAGTGATAAGGATTGCACCACAGAATTCTGTCAATGTACTCATCGTATCAAAGTACAGCTTGGAGAAGTTATTGAACTTGTATTAGTGGATGAAGGGAAATCACAGAATAATAACCATCCAATGCATTTGCATGGCCATAGTTTCAGAGTAGTAGCGATGGAAAAG cTAAATACATCAACGACAGTCGAGTTTGTTAAGGTATTGGATGCAATGGGACAAATCAAACGGAAGTTAACGAGAGCAGTGTTGAAGGATACAGTCACTGTTCCTGATGGGGGATACACAATCATACGATTCAAGGCAACTAATCCAG GTTTTTGGTTGTTTCACTGTCATATAGCTTTTCACATGGCAATGGGTATGACGTTAGTCATTCAAGTTGGCGAAACACACCAAATGCCAAAACCTCCAAAACGTTTTCCAAAATGTGGCGATTGGACTCCAGAATCATTGGACGATGAAGTCACTGAAGAATTTAAATCATGTCCACAATTACCAACGTCTGTAGCGACATCTACAACAACTGTTGCCACGACAACGAAAGCACTTACAACAGTAATTGTCTTGCTAGTTCGCTGCCTGCTTAGCTAG